The sequence below is a genomic window from Brevibacillus agri.
AAGCGCACGCGTTTTTCTCTGACCACGCCAAAATCAGCAAGATGCTCGGCACGATCGAGGAACTCGGCATGGGCTATATTCTCATCGGGCAAAGCCTGACGACGTTGAGCGGGGGAGAAGCCCAGCGGCTGAAACTGGCGCGTGAGCTGGGAAAAAGCAGCAAGGGAAGCTTTCTGTACATTTTGGACGAACCGACTGTCGGCCTCAGTTACTACGACACGGAAAAACTGCTGGTCATTCTCGGCAAGCTGATCGCCAGCGGACATTCCGTCCTGCTCATCGAACACGATCCGTACGTGCTGTCTTACTGCGACTATTTGATCGAGCTTGGGCCAGGCGCGGGGCACAAAGGCGGCGAGGTCATCGCCAAGGGAACGCCGGAAGAGATCAAGCAGTTCGCTTGCTCGATGATCGGTCCGTTTTTGGACTAAACGGCACGCTTGCTTGCAGCCATGCCTGAAAAATCATGATTCGAAACGGAAAAGAGGAGATGCTTGTGGAGAGCGTAACGCTGCCAGTCGTCCAGCCGCCGATTTTCGGCTATCAATTTTTTGCCTTTCCTCTATGTATCGTCTTGCAGGACAAAAGAAGCCTGCCCTGGCTGTACAGCAATTTTATCCAGGTGTGCTTCGACAAGCGCCCTGATCCGCCTGTTCCGTTTACGTTTTACATTCACGACTATACGTTGAACCCATGGCTGCACGTCGAGCATTTGCAAAGGGGCACGATGAACATCGTCCAAAGGAACATCGTCGAGTTTGTCCGCGATTGCCTCCTGGACGGCTACTATGTGTACCTGAATGTCGATGAGTACTACATTCCCGAGCGCGCCGTCTATCAAAAAAGCCATCTCTCCCACGATGTGCTGGTGCACGGCGTCGATCTGCAAAACGAAACGTTTCAATTGCTGGGCTTTACAGACAAGCAGATGCTCGCCACCACGAGCGCGTCTTTTCAAGCGTTTGCGCAGGCGTATGACAGCATCGCCCGGATCGACCACCAGGCCATTTGCAATCGCATCTATTTGTACAAAATCAAGGAAACGGGGGCGTATGCGTTTGATTTGGCATTGGTGCAGGAAACGCTGGAAGAGTATTTGACTTCCGGCAATACGTCCAGCAGATTTCGCATGGTCGCCAACCCGTGGGATCATTGCGCCTACGGTTTGGATACATATCGTTGCCTGCAAGACTATTACGAACGCTTGCTTGCGGGCAAGGCAGGCTTCGACGTGCGCCACGTCCACAGCTTATGGGAGCACAAAAGCTTGATGGTCGCCCGGATCAAATACATGCAGGAGCACACCGACTATCTCGACTCGCCCGACCGGCTTCATGCGGCGTATAGCGAAATCGAGCGCAAAGCGCGGAACGCGCGCAACTTGACGCTCAAGTTTTACATGCAGCAGGAGGAGGCGACGCTGCATAAAATCATGCGCTACCTGGAAGGCGGACGAGATTCGGTCCGCGCTGGCACAACATTCGGGCTTTGGCGAAAAGCGAAGATCGCGTGCTGGTCCACGTGCAGTTGCCAGAAGCCTACCGGAATGATTTTGCCTGGTACGACTTTCATCCGGCCTTGCTCGACACAGGGTTGAATGCCGTGACGATGTTTGTTCTATCAGACCTGTACCTGCCTTTTTCCTTCAAGCGGATGAGCTTTTACAGCAACATGCCTGCTTCTTTTTACAGCTATTTGCAGCAAAGAGAAGCGCGCGGCGACAGCCGGGAGACGGTTTCCTACGATATCAGCCTGATCGACGAGCAAGGGAACGTGTTTGCCGAGGTCGAGAACTACACGTTGAAGCGCGTCTCTCTGGCGATGGTCGCGCACGATTTGTTTTATCAGATTCGCTGGGTAAAAGCTCCGTTGGAACAGCGTGGAGAGGTCGACGCAGGCAGCGTGCTGTTGTTTGGCGGCAGCGACAGCGGAAGTGGAAGCGGAACGGTGCGGGAGCTGATTCAGGAATGGGAAGCGCGCGGCGTCGAGCTGATTCAGGTCGCTTACGGTGACGGCTACCGCAAAGAACGGGAAACGAAGTACGTGGTAGGACACGCGGAAGCGGATTATGAACAGCTTTTCGCCGACTTGCAAGGGCGAGGCATCAGCCGGATTGTCCATGCGTATGCGCTGGATGAACAGCGTGCCGCTCCCAGCCTCGGCCGCTTGCAAGCAACGCAAGCCCGCACCGTCCGCAGCCTGTTTTCGCTGGTGAAATCGCTGGTGCAAGCCAAGTACAGACAGGAGATCGAGCTGGTCATACTGGGCAGAAATGGCTGGGAAGTGACAGGCAGCGAACCAGAGCTGGAGCCGTGCTACACGGCGTTGTTCCAGTTAGGAAAAGGAATCAACGCAGAGTATCCCCATCTGAAATGCCGAAGTATTGATCTCGACGAAGCGACGGACGGCGGCAGCCTTTTCGCGGAAATCTACGGTGCAACCGACGCGTATCAGGTCGCCTACCGCGGTCAGGAGCGGTATGTCGAAGAATTTGCCCGCTGCCCGGTAGAAGAGTCTGAGTCTGTACAGCCGCTGGAGCTGCAAGAGGACGGGCTGTATCTGATTACCGGAGGCACGGGCGGAATCGGGCTGGAAATCGCCAAACATCTTGCCTCCCGCAAAAAAATTCGCCTTGGCTTGCTTAGCCGCAGCACACTTCCGCCGCGCGAAGACTGGGCGGCAATCAAACGGCGCGAAACAGAAGCAGACAGCAAAACGCGCCGCATCATCGACAGTGTGGAAGAAATCGAACGGTCGGGCAGCAGCGTCACCGTCTGCGCGTGCGATATCACCGACGAGCAGCAGTTGGCGGCCACGTTGCAGCAGCTTCGCGAGGCGTGCGGCCCGATCAAAGGGGTCATTCACGCGGCAGGCGTGGCGGGCAGCGGATTCCTATTCACCAAAACATGGGCAGAGTTCGCGCAGGTGACCAAACCAAAAATCGAAGGCAGCTACTTGCTGTACAGCTTGCTGGAGGAACGCCCCGACTTTTTCGTGCTGTTTTCCTCGATCGCAACGGTCGAGGGCAGTCCGGGGCAGGGCGATTATGTGGCGGCGAACGGCTACCTCGACGGCTTTGCCTCTTACTTGCGTCAGCAAGGGATTCGCGCTACGACGATCAACTGGACCGCGTGGGCAGAAACCGGGATGGCGGCCGACTATGGCGTGACAAACGGCAACGCTCTGTTCAAGCCACTGAAAACGGCGCAGGCCGTCCAGGCATTTGCCAGTCTGCCAGACGTTCCGCGCGTAGTCGTGGCAGATGTACGCTTCGAGCAGCTCCACGCCTCGCCGGACAAGCGCTTCCCGTTGCAGCTAGTCGCTGGTCTGCGCGGAAACGTCGCGGAGCGAGCCGCAGCGGCCGCACCTGGTGAAGCTTTCCCTCTCGACGTGCCGATTGACGGCAAACCGCACGACGAGCTGACCGCTACCGAAAAACAACTGGCGCAGGTGTGGGCAAAAACGTTTGGCCTCTCCGAGATCGACCTGCAAAAAAGCTTCTACGAAGTCGGCGGCGACTCGATTATCGCGACGCAAATGGCGAATGTGCTGAACACGCACCTGAACAAGCCGATCACGATTGCGGAAATCTTTGAATTTCCGACCATCCCCGAGCTGGCGACTTATTTGGACGCAAACGTGCTGCCTGCGCAACCCGCAAGGCAGGAAGCGACAGCCGAGCCACATGACGGGCACGATCTGTCCAAGGCGCAATACCGGATCTGGTTTTTGCAAAACTACGATCCGCAGACGACAGCCTATCATTTGCCTGTC
It includes:
- a CDS encoding BtrH N-terminal domain-containing protein, encoding MLVESVTLPVVQPPIFGYQFFAFPLCIVLQDKRSLPWLYSNFIQVCFDKRPDPPVPFTFYIHDYTLNPWLHVEHLQRGTMNIVQRNIVEFVRDCLLDGYYVYLNVDEYYIPERAVYQKSHLSHDVLVHGVDLQNETFQLLGFTDKQMLATTSASFQAFAQAYDSIARIDHQAICNRIYLYKIKETGAYAFDLALVQETLEEYLTSGNTSSRFRMVANPWDHCAYGLDTYRCLQDYYERLLAGKAGFDVRHVHSLWEHKSLMVARIKYMQEHTDYLDSPDRLHAAYSEIERKARNARNLTLKFYMQQEEATLHKIMRYLEGGRDSVRAGTTFGLWRKAKIACWSTCSCQKPTGMILPGTTFIRPCSTQG